TCGATCAGCCCGGCACCGCCGCGCGGAATCACCACGTCGACCAGACCGCGCGCCTGGATCAGGTGGGTGACGCTCGCGCGATCCGCACTCGGCAGGAGCGCGACGGCGTCGGCGGGCAGGCCTTCGGCGAGCAGGGCCTCGCGCAGCGCACCCACCAGTGCGGCGTTGGAGCGCGCCGCCGAGGAGCTACCGCGCAACAACACCGCATTACCGGACTTGAGGGTCAGACCGAAGGCGTCGACGGTGACGTTGGGCCGCCCCTCGTAGACGATGCCGACGACTCCCAGCGGTACCCGCTGCTGACGCAGCTGCAGCCCGTTGGGCAGGGTGCTGCCGCGCAACACCTCCCCGATGGGATCGGGCAGGCCGGCCACCTGTCGCAGGCCGGCGGCGATACCGTCGACCCGCTGCGGGTTGAGGGCGAGGCGGTCCAGCATGGCCTCGGCGGTCCCGGCGGCGCGGGCAGCCTCCAGGTCCTCGGCGTTGGCCGCCAGGATCACCTCGACCTGGGCCAGCACACTGTCGGCCGCCGCGTGCAGGGCGCGGTTCTTCTCGGCGGTACTCAGGGTGGCCAGGCGGCGCGACGCGGCGCGGGCCGCGGCGGCGGCATCGTGGACCTGCTGCTTGAGATCGAGGACCTGCGCGCTCATTGAGCCAGCGTATCGAGCATCGGCCGAGATGGAGCGGTGGGGGTTACGGTGAGCTCATGACCCGGGTGTGCGTGGTGGGCAGCGTGAACATGGATCTCGTCTTCACCGTCGACACCCTCCCCGGACCCGGTGCCACCGTCCTCGCCTCTGCGCTGGCGCACGCGCCGGGCGGCAAGGGCGGAAATCAGGCGGTCGCGGCGGCCCGCGCCGGCGCGACGGTGAGCTTCGTCGGCGCGGTCGGCGAGGACGCGGCGGCCACCGATCTGCTGGCACATCTGCAGCGCAACGGGGTCGACACCACCGGCGTGGTCCACCTGCCGATGCCCAGTGGGACGGCAGGCATCATTGTCGACGCCGGTGCGGAGAACATGATCGTCGTCGCTCCTGGCGCCAACGCGCGTCTGACGATGGATTCGGCGCGGGTCCGCGAGCTCGTGGCAGGCTGCGAGGTCCTGCTGGTGCAGCTGGAGATTCCGCCGGAGACAGCGCTGGCGGCCGCCAGGGTGGCCAAGGGCGGCGGCGCGACGGTGCTGCTGAACGCCTCGCCCTCGGGTGCCGACCCGGACCTGCTTGCCGGCCTCGCCGAGGTGACCGATGTCGTGATCGTCAATGAAACCGAAGCGCGGCAATGGAACTGGCCAGTCCCGAATCTGGTGACCACGCTGGGCTCGCGGGGTGCGGCACTGCGCACCGAGGCGGGCGAGATCCACGTGCCGGCCCCGGCGGTGGAGCCGGTGGACACCACCGGCGCGGGCGATGTGTTCGCCGGCGTGCTGGCCACCGCATGGCCGGACGGCCCAGAACGTGCGTTGCGGTGGGCGTGCGCGGCGGGCGCACTGGCCACGACGGTGGCCGGCGCGGGTGATTGCGCCCCCACCGCCGAGGCCATCGGGGACGCGCTCGACTGACCGCTGCCCGATACCGCGGTCTGTCAGTCCTGCGGGATGTCACGTTCGATGGCGGTCAGCCAGATCCGCGCCGACATGTCCGACGGCGCCCGCCAATCCCCACGCGGGGACAGCGCACCGCCCGCCGAGACCTTCGGCCCGTTCGGCAGTGCCGAGCGCTTGAACTGGGAGAACGAATAGAACCGTTGGGCGAACACGGTCAACCAGCGCCGGATCTCACCGAGGGAGTACTCGGGGCGTTTGTCCAGCGGATAGCCCAGCGGCCAATGTCCCCGTTCGGCGTCATGCCAGGCATGCCAGGCCAGGAACGCCACCTTGGCGGGGCCGAATCCGTAGCGCAGCACCTGGAACAGTGAGAAGTCCTGCAGCACATAGGGACCGACCTTGGCCTCGCTGCTCTGGACCACTTCGTCCTCGCCCGCCGGCACCAGTTCGGGGGTGATCTCGGTGTCCAGCACCGACTGCAGCACCTCCCCCACGGAGTCGTCGAACTCCCCGGAGGAGATGACCCAGCGGATCAGATGCTGGATCAGGGTCTTGGGCACCCCGCCGTTGACGTTGTAATGCGACATCTGGTCACCGACACCATAGGTCGACCACCCCAGGGCGAGTTCGGACAGATCGCCGGTACCGAGCACGATGCCGCCGCGCTGGTTGGCCAGCCGGAACAGATAGTCGGTGCGCAGACCGGCTTGCACGTTCTCGAAGGTGACGTCATAGACCTTCTCCCCGCGGCCGAAGGGGTGGTCCATCTCGGTGAGCATCAGCTGGGCGGTATCGCGGATGTCGATCTCGGCGAAGGTCACCCCGAGCGCTTCGCTGAGCGCGATGGCATTGCCCTTGGTCCGGTCGCCGGTGGCGAAGCCCGGCATGGTGAAGGCGAGGATATCGCTGCGCGGACGGCCCTGCGTGTCCATCGCGCGGGCGGCGACGATCAGTGCGTGGGTGGAATCCAGCCCGCCCGACACCCCGATGACGACCTTCGGGTAGTTCAACGCGCGCAGTCGCTGCTCCAACCCGGACACCTGGATGTTGTAGGCCTCGTAGCAATCCTGTTGCAGCCGTGCGGCATCCGAGGGAACGAACGGGAAGCGCTCCACCCGCCGAAGCAGGCCGATGTCACCGGTCGGCGGGTCGAGGGTGAACTCGATGCGGCGGAAGTCCGCACCGCCGCGGCGGGCTTCGTGTTGTGCGTTGTCGTCGAAGCTGCCCATCCGCAACCGTTCGGCCCGCAACAGCGACACGTCGACGTCGGCGGTACTGCGGCGCTCCCCCTTGGGGAAGCGCTCCGACTCGGCGAGCAGCACGCCGTTCTCGTAGATCATCGTCTGCCCGTCCCAGGCCAGGTCGGTGGTGGACTCCCCCTCGCCCGCGGCGGCGTAGACGTAGGCTGCCAAGCACCGCGAGGATGCCGATCTGGCGAGCAGTTTGCGGTCATCGGCGCGGCCGATGGTGATGGGGCTGCCCGACAGGTTGGTCAGCACGGTCGCCCCGGCCAGCGCGGCGCGCGCGCTCGGGGGCACCGGCACCCACATGTCCTCGCAGATCTCGACGTGTAGGACGAAATCGGGCAGATCCGCCGCCTGGAACAGCAGGTCCGGCCCGAACGACACGATGGCACCGTTCATCCGGATCAGACCGCCGAGTCCGTCGCCGGGAGCCAGCTGACGTTTTTCGTAGAACTCCCGGTAGTTGGGCAGATAGGACTTGGGTACCACACCCAGCACGGCACCACGATGGATGACGACAGCGCAGTTGTACACCCGGTTGCGGTGGCGCAGTGGTGCACCGATCACCAGCACCGGCAGCAGGTCCACGGAGGCGGCGACGACGGTGGCCAGGGCCTCTTCGACGGCATCGAGCAGGGTGTCCTGCAGCAGGATGTCCTCGATCGAGTAGCCGCACAGCGTCAGCTCCGGGAACACCGCCAACCCGACGCCGTCGTCGTGGCACTCACCGGCAAGCCGCAGTACCGATTCGGCGTTGGCGGCGGGATCGGCGAGCGTGGTGTGGTGCGTGCAGGCAGCCACCCGGACGAACCCGTGCCGGTAGGCGGAGTAGAAGTCCACCGGGTCATTCTGGCATTGTCGGCAAACCCGGAGTTCACATCGTGGGCTGCGTGCGCCAGTCGGCTATGACGCCGGCGAGACCGTCGGCCAAAACCGGTAGTTGCGGCACCAGCACCACACAGCTGATGAACTGCAGTGTGCGCGCGGTGTCCATCAGGTGTTGGACCGCCGGGTTGGTCCTGCGCAGACCGAGTGCCTCGGCCGCCTCGTCGTACTCGGCGACGGCCTCGGGCCCGAGCATGGCCAGATCCCACTCGACCGGACCACGACAGACATCCTCGAAATCCGCGAACTTCACTCCGGTGGTGGTGCGGATGACGTTGTGCGAAGGTCCATCTCCCTGGAGCGTCTGGACTCCGACATCGGGGTGGCGGGCGGCGAAGGCGTCGGCGCTGCCCAACACCGCCGACAACTCGGCGAACTGGCCCCGGGCACGTTCGATGTCGTTGCTGCTCAAGAAGTCCGAAGGCTCCAACCGGTCGAACATATCGGGCGCCGCCTTGGTGAAGGGCACCAGAAAGGGCAGCGGCGCAGGATAACCGGCGAGCCCGGCATGCAATTCGGCACTCTTGGCGATCGGCACACCGGCATAGGGCTGATGATCGGGTGCGACGTCGGCGAGTTCCCAGAATGTCATCCCGAACCCACCGCAACGCACCGGGACGCGGGCCACCAACGGGCTGGGCGCCACCACCGGCACACCGTGGGCATCGAGCCAGGCCACGACGTCGAGTTCGCGTTGTTGGCGCGCCGTCTGCAGCGCCGGGGTATACCCGGGCGGCAACACCACCGGGATGCGGGCCACCACCGGGGCCGGCTCCAGGTGCACCACGACCGAGAAGACGTCGTGCAGGATGGTGGCGCGCTCGACCTCCAGCCCCGCCGCGCGGCCGGCCTCCAGCGCGGCGCCGGCGGCGCGGCGGGTGCGCTCGGCGAGCTGGTCGGCGGTGAGCGGGCGCCCCGGTCGCGGGGCTGATGCTGCCGTCATGGGTCCACCCTGCCACGGCGGCCTATCCTCGAATTCATGGAAGCGCCGGAATTGGTCGCCGCCCTGGCGGGGCGTCGGATTGCGGTGCTCACCGGGGCAGGCATGTCGACCGATTCGGGGATCCCCGACTACCGCGGGCCGGACTCCCCGCCGAGCAACCCGATGACCATCGCCCAGTTCCGCTCGGACGCGGTCTTCCGGCAGCGCTACTGGGCACGCAACCACATCGGGTGGCGGCACATGGACCGGACCCAGCCCAATGCAGGCCACCGCGCGCTGGCCGCGCTGGAGGCGGCGGGAGTGCTGACGGGGCTGATCACCCAGAATGTGGACCTGCTGCACACCAAGGCGGGCAGCCGCACCGTGGTCGACCTGCACGGCACCTATCAGCAGGTGATCTGCTTGCAGTGCGGATCGACGATGAGCCGGGCGGAGCTGGCCGATGAATTGGAGGCGCTGAATCCGGGTTTCGCCGACCGCGCCGAACAGGTCGGGGGCATCGCGGTGGCGCCCGACGCCGACGCGGTGGTCAGCGACACAGCGAGCTTCCGGTACCTGGACTGTCCACGCTGTGGCGGCATGCTCAAACCGGATATCGTCTACTTCGGCGAAAGCGTGCCCAAAGAGCGTGTTGCACAAGCTTTCTCGTTGGTCGATGCCGCCGACGCGCTACTGGTGGCGGGTTCGTCGCTGACGGTGTTCTCCGGTTACCGCTTCGTGCGGCACGCGGCGTCCGCCCAGCTGCCGATCGTGATCATCAACCGGGGGCCGACCCGCGGTGACGATCTGGCCACCGTGAAGGTCGACGGAGGCTGCTCGGAGCTGCTGGTACTGCTGGCCGGTGAGCTGCCGCTGACGATGACGGCGCGCTGAGGATCACCCCCAGCGCGCCGTCGCCGCTAGAAACTACAGGGCAGCGAGCGGACCGCGTGCACGAAGTTGCCTGCGACATAGGACGGTTCGCCGACCTCTAGATCGGGAATCTGGCGCAGCAGTTCGCCGAAGATGGCCCGCAGCTGCGCCCTGGCGACATGGGCGCCGAGGCAGAAGTGCCGCCCGCCGCCGCCGAATCCGACGTGCGGGTTGGGATGCCGACCGAGATCGAGCCGGTGCGGATCGGCGAACACCTCGCTGTCCCAGTTCGCCGAGGAGTAGAACATGACGACCTTGTCGCCGGCGGTGATGGTGCGCCCGCCCAGTTCGTAATCGCTGGCAGCGGTCCGCCGGAAGGTCATCACCGGACTGGCCCATCGCACGAACTCCTCGACCGCGGTGCCGATGCGGTCGTCGAAATCGGCCATCAGCCAGGCCCGCTGTTCGGGGTTGTGGGTCAGCGCCGTCATCGCATGGCTGGTGGTCTGACGGGTGGTGTCGTTGCCGGCGACAGCCAGCAACACGAAGAACGCCGCGACCTCCTGATCGGTCAGGCGCGAGCCCTCCACTTCGGCGTGGACCAAGGCGCTGAACAGGTCATCGCCCGGGTTCTCCCGCCGCTCGGCGGCCAGCGCGAGCGCCACCTGGTGCAGATACATCTGGTTGGCCACCAGGACCTCCAGCGGGTTGCGGCCCGCCAGATACTCCGGATCCCCCCAGGAGACGAGCGCATCGGCCGCCGCGGCGACCTGGTGGCGCTCGGACTCGGGGATGCCGACCATGTCCGACAGGGTGCGGATCGGCAATTCCTTGGCGCACAGGTCCACGAAGTCCGCACCGCTGCCCGCGGCGCGCAGCTCGGAGACGATATCGGCGGCGTTGGCCTTGATGGAGTCCTCGATGCGGCGCACCTGACGCGGCGTGAACGCCGAATGGACCACCTTGCGGATCTGGGTGTGCCGCGGCGGATCCATCGCCAGGAAGGACTGTGAGGCCTCCAACAGCTCCTGGGGCACGTTCTCGAACAGCACTCCCTGCCCGGACAGGAACACCTCGCTGTTGCGGCTGACCTCGACGACGTCGGCATGCCGGGTCACCGCCCAGTACCCGCGGTCTGCCGGATCGGGCATCAGCGAATCCTCGACCGGCGGATGCCAGCTCACCGGGCGGTGCGCGCGCAGTTCGGCGAACGCGATCTCGCGGTCGGCCGCCGTGGTGGCCCAGAACGCCCGGGAGGAGAGGTCGATGGGGTCGAAAGCGCGCTCAGTCGTTGTGATCGGTGACACAGTCATGACGGCGACAATAGGTCTAGACAAACTGTCTAGTCAAGGAGGCGCCGCAGCCGATACGCTGGTCCCATGGCATCGGTGACACGGGCGAGTCGCAAGCCCCAGGTCAAGCGCCAGGAACGCCGCGAACAGATCGAGCGCCAACTCCTGGAGGCGACGGACCGACTGATGGCCGAGGGGGCGAGCTTCACCGAGCTCAGCGTGGACAAGCTGGCCACCGAGGCCGGCATCTCCCGAGCCAGCTTCTACATCTACTTCGAGGACAAGGGCGACCTGCTGCGCCGTCTGGCCACCCAGGTGTTCGGCGACCTGACCGCCGACGCGGCGCAGTGGTGGACGGTGGCGAATCGTCGCGACCCGGCCGATATCCACGCATCGATGACACGCCTGATCGGAAGCTATCGCACCCACCAGCCGGTTCTCGTTGCCCTCGGCGAGATGGCCGCCTACGACGCTCAGGTCGGTGAGACATACCGCGAACTGTTGACCGGTATCGCCGCGCAGTTCACCTCCGTCATCGAAGAAGGCCAGGCCGACGGTGCCATCCGCACCAACCTGCTCCCCGGCCCGACCGCGAGCAGCCTGGTCTGGATGGTCGAACGCGCCTGCCAGCAGAACCTGCCGAACCAACCGCCAGAATACGATTCTCAGTTGGCCACCGCACTGACCGAAATCATCAGGGGCGCCTTGTATCTGGACGGCTGAGCGGTCAGAAGCGCTCGGGATGCCAGTAGACATCCTCGGCTTTGCCGGACACGGCGTGGTCGACGGCCTGGCGGCCCTGCATGTATCCGTAGTCCTGGTTCGACGACTCGTAGCGCCACCCGCCGAACCGTCCGCGGCTGTAGATGCCGTGCGCCAGCAGCAACTTGTCGGCCTCACGTAGCAGATCGTCGCGGCCCAGCGTCGGCACCGGATAGCCGAAACTCAGAGTCTTGACGAATCGCCCGGCGATCAGGTCCGGATCGGCGCCGAGGTTACGCAAGGATGCCACCACACCGTCGACGGCCGCCTCTGGCGAGGCCGGTGAGTGCGCGAAAATCGGTACCTCGCACAGGATGTTCCACCGCCCTGGACCGGCATTGGACCGGTCGTAATTGCTCAGCATCGTGGCGCGGTACCACGGCACCGTCTCGTCAGGACAGTACAGCCACGTCTTGTCGGCCAGCGCGGCAGGCGGCCGGCCGGTGAAGCCGATCCCGACCGCATGTAACCGGCTGGCCCGCAGCGAATCCGCGCGATCGAGCCCACCGATCCACCCGAGCGCACTGGTGATCGGCGCGGTGCTGACGCAGTACCGGAAATCGACGGTCGACCCGTCGTGCAGCCGGGCCACCCGCGCCGCCGGATCCACATCGAGCACCGCCGTGTTGAGCCGCACCGAGTTCGGTGTCATCAGGCGGTCATGGACGGCCTGCCACAGCGCGCCCGTTCCGCCGACGGGATATGGGAACGTCGACGCGGCGGGGGTCGTGGTGCCGGCCAGCGCCAGCGTCGGCACATTGCGGGCGGCGCTACCGCTGCGCAGCGAGGTCCATTGGTCGTCGATCAGGTCCAGCGGCAGCGTCCACATCTTGCGGTTGTACGGTTCGAAGAACTCGTCGTACAGCTGCCGACCGAAGTTGTTGCGGTAGTAGTCGGCCAGATTATCGACCGGCCCGTGCGGGTCCAGATCCGTTGGCAGCTCGGCGAGTTGCTGTTGAATGGGAGTCGGGACCAGGCTGTGCGGACCGTCGCCGCGCAGCCACACCCAGCCGTTGCGCGTCACATGGTTCAGCGTGATCCCGCTGGCTGCCACCGCCCGGTCGAAATCGGCAAAGTGACTGTGCAGCACGTGTCCGCCCAGATCCCAGGTAAATCCGTCGTCATCGGTGATCGACGCCGACATACCGCCGACCTGAGGTCCGGCGTCGACGACGAGATGATCGATCCCGAGTTCGGTCAACCTGACCGCGGCGCCGATACCGGTGCTGCCGGCACCGATGATGAGAAATGTTGGCACAGACTAGAAATCGACGACCTGGCGGATCGGCTCGAATCCCTCGGCGAACGGGCGCCTGCACAGGAATCCGTAGTGCTCGGCCGAGCTACGCACCCATGAGGCGCTGACCTTCTCGCTCGCCTCCGCCTGCGACACATGGCACATCAACGCCTCGATCTTCTTGTCGAGGCAATCGGAGATGTCGATGAACGAGGTCGGGTTGAACCCCACCGCTGACGGGCCACCGTAGGCCATGATCGTCGACACCCACCGCGCGGCCCCCATGGTGCACCGCGACACGACGCGATGATCCTGGTGACTGTCATTGGCCATATGGGTGTAGACCACCGTGGCCGAAACCTTGTCGATGGCGTCCTCGATCAGATGCACCAACTCGAATTCCTGTAACGAGACCCGGCAGTCAAGAAAGCCCTCGCCCCAGATCAGCCTGTCGATGCCGAGCGCCTCGGCGGCTGCCTGCTGTTCGGCGACCCGCTGCGACGATTTGCCAGGCCCCTCTTCGCCACGGGTGATGACGAGCATCGTGACGTGATCCCCCGCAGCAACATGTTTGGCCAGTGCGCCCCCGCACCCCAGCTCGATATCGTCGGGGTGCGCCCCGACCGCGAGAAC
The sequence above is drawn from the Mycolicibacterium neoaurum VKM Ac-1815D genome and encodes:
- a CDS encoding glutamate-5-semialdehyde dehydrogenase yields the protein MSAQVLDLKQQVHDAAAAARAASRRLATLSTAEKNRALHAAADSVLAQVEVILAANAEDLEAARAAGTAEAMLDRLALNPQRVDGIAAGLRQVAGLPDPIGEVLRGSTLPNGLQLRQQRVPLGVVGIVYEGRPNVTVDAFGLTLKSGNAVLLRGSSSAARSNAALVGALREALLAEGLPADAVALLPSADRASVTHLIQARGLVDVVIPRGGAGLIDAVVRDATVPTIETGVGNCHVFVHAAADLDVAERILLNAKTRRPSVCNAAETLLVDRAVADTALPRLVTALQDAGVTVHLDPSEEELRAEFLSMDIAVQIVDGVDGAIDHVNTYGTGHTEAIVTTELAAAQRFTGQVDAAAVMVNASTAFTDGEQFGFGAEIGISTQKLHARGPMGLSELTSTKWIVWGDGQTRPA
- a CDS encoding ribokinase, encoding MTRVCVVGSVNMDLVFTVDTLPGPGATVLASALAHAPGGKGGNQAVAAARAGATVSFVGAVGEDAAATDLLAHLQRNGVDTTGVVHLPMPSGTAGIIVDAGAENMIVVAPGANARLTMDSARVRELVAGCEVLLVQLEIPPETALAAARVAKGGGATVLLNASPSGADPDLLAGLAEVTDVVIVNETEARQWNWPVPNLVTTLGSRGAALRTEAGEIHVPAPAVEPVDTTGAGDVFAGVLATAWPDGPERALRWACAAGALATTVAGAGDCAPTAEAIGDALD
- a CDS encoding NAD(+) synthase, with translation MDFYSAYRHGFVRVAACTHHTTLADPAANAESVLRLAGECHDDGVGLAVFPELTLCGYSIEDILLQDTLLDAVEEALATVVAASVDLLPVLVIGAPLRHRNRVYNCAVVIHRGAVLGVVPKSYLPNYREFYEKRQLAPGDGLGGLIRMNGAIVSFGPDLLFQAADLPDFVLHVEICEDMWVPVPPSARAALAGATVLTNLSGSPITIGRADDRKLLARSASSRCLAAYVYAAAGEGESTTDLAWDGQTMIYENGVLLAESERFPKGERRSTADVDVSLLRAERLRMGSFDDNAQHEARRGGADFRRIEFTLDPPTGDIGLLRRVERFPFVPSDAARLQQDCYEAYNIQVSGLEQRLRALNYPKVVIGVSGGLDSTHALIVAARAMDTQGRPRSDILAFTMPGFATGDRTKGNAIALSEALGVTFAEIDIRDTAQLMLTEMDHPFGRGEKVYDVTFENVQAGLRTDYLFRLANQRGGIVLGTGDLSELALGWSTYGVGDQMSHYNVNGGVPKTLIQHLIRWVISSGEFDDSVGEVLQSVLDTEITPELVPAGEDEVVQSSEAKVGPYVLQDFSLFQVLRYGFGPAKVAFLAWHAWHDAERGHWPLGYPLDKRPEYSLGEIRRWLTVFAQRFYSFSQFKRSALPNGPKVSAGGALSPRGDWRAPSDMSARIWLTAIERDIPQD
- a CDS encoding phosphotransferase: MTAASAPRPGRPLTADQLAERTRRAAGAALEAGRAAGLEVERATILHDVFSVVVHLEPAPVVARIPVVLPPGYTPALQTARQQRELDVVAWLDAHGVPVVAPSPLVARVPVRCGGFGMTFWELADVAPDHQPYAGVPIAKSAELHAGLAGYPAPLPFLVPFTKAAPDMFDRLEPSDFLSSNDIERARGQFAELSAVLGSADAFAARHPDVGVQTLQGDGPSHNVIRTTTGVKFADFEDVCRGPVEWDLAMLGPEAVAEYDEAAEALGLRRTNPAVQHLMDTARTLQFISCVVLVPQLPVLADGLAGVIADWRTQPTM
- a CDS encoding NAD-dependent protein deacetylase, which gives rise to MEAPELVAALAGRRIAVLTGAGMSTDSGIPDYRGPDSPPSNPMTIAQFRSDAVFRQRYWARNHIGWRHMDRTQPNAGHRALAALEAAGVLTGLITQNVDLLHTKAGSRTVVDLHGTYQQVICLQCGSTMSRAELADELEALNPGFADRAEQVGGIAVAPDADAVVSDTASFRYLDCPRCGGMLKPDIVYFGESVPKERVAQAFSLVDAADALLVAGSSLTVFSGYRFVRHAASAQLPIVIINRGPTRGDDLATVKVDGGCSELLVLLAGELPLTMTAR
- a CDS encoding cytochrome P450, producing MTVSPITTTERAFDPIDLSSRAFWATTAADREIAFAELRAHRPVSWHPPVEDSLMPDPADRGYWAVTRHADVVEVSRNSEVFLSGQGVLFENVPQELLEASQSFLAMDPPRHTQIRKVVHSAFTPRQVRRIEDSIKANAADIVSELRAAGSGADFVDLCAKELPIRTLSDMVGIPESERHQVAAAADALVSWGDPEYLAGRNPLEVLVANQMYLHQVALALAAERRENPGDDLFSALVHAEVEGSRLTDQEVAAFFVLLAVAGNDTTRQTTSHAMTALTHNPEQRAWLMADFDDRIGTAVEEFVRWASPVMTFRRTAASDYELGGRTITAGDKVVMFYSSANWDSEVFADPHRLDLGRHPNPHVGFGGGGRHFCLGAHVARAQLRAIFGELLRQIPDLEVGEPSYVAGNFVHAVRSLPCSF
- a CDS encoding TetR/AcrR family transcriptional regulator, yielding MASVTRASRKPQVKRQERREQIERQLLEATDRLMAEGASFTELSVDKLATEAGISRASFYIYFEDKGDLLRRLATQVFGDLTADAAQWWTVANRRDPADIHASMTRLIGSYRTHQPVLVALGEMAAYDAQVGETYRELLTGIAAQFTSVIEEGQADGAIRTNLLPGPTASSLVWMVERACQQNLPNQPPEYDSQLATALTEIIRGALYLDG
- a CDS encoding protoporphyrinogen/coproporphyrinogen oxidase; its protein translation is MPTFLIIGAGSTGIGAAVRLTELGIDHLVVDAGPQVGGMSASITDDDGFTWDLGGHVLHSHFADFDRAVAASGITLNHVTRNGWVWLRGDGPHSLVPTPIQQQLAELPTDLDPHGPVDNLADYYRNNFGRQLYDEFFEPYNRKMWTLPLDLIDDQWTSLRSGSAARNVPTLALAGTTTPAASTFPYPVGGTGALWQAVHDRLMTPNSVRLNTAVLDVDPAARVARLHDGSTVDFRYCVSTAPITSALGWIGGLDRADSLRASRLHAVGIGFTGRPPAALADKTWLYCPDETVPWYRATMLSNYDRSNAGPGRWNILCEVPIFAHSPASPEAAVDGVVASLRNLGADPDLIAGRFVKTLSFGYPVPTLGRDDLLREADKLLLAHGIYSRGRFGGWRYESSNQDYGYMQGRQAVDHAVSGKAEDVYWHPERF
- a CDS encoding PIG-L deacetylase family protein yields the protein MTRRSVLAVGAHPDDIELGCGGALAKHVAAGDHVTMLVITRGEEGPGKSSQRVAEQQAAAEALGIDRLIWGEGFLDCRVSLQEFELVHLIEDAIDKVSATVVYTHMANDSHQDHRVVSRCTMGAARWVSTIMAYGGPSAVGFNPTSFIDISDCLDKKIEALMCHVSQAEASEKVSASWVRSSAEHYGFLCRRPFAEGFEPIRQVVDF